Proteins encoded by one window of Clostridium bornimense:
- a CDS encoding DUF1015 domain-containing protein, translating to MVMIRPFKAYRPRKDVAHKVAALPYDVMDSDEAREIVKDNMYSFLHIDKAEVDLPKTIDIYDRRVYEKAKENLKSFIENGILIEDSKSILYIYRLIMDRRVQTGIVACSSIDDYLTNNIKKHEKTREDKELDRINHVNICGAHTGPIFLTYRDKEEINKLVEEITSEEPNVDFLAEDGVEHIVWCVSNKDRINTLVSLFKEVPCTYIADGHHRAASAVKVGELRRDLVRSYKGDEEFNYFLSVLFPSSDLKIMDYNRVVKDLNGLTANELLEKVKEKFDVEKAYGSFKPREKHVFGMYLNKEWYKIRAKEDTFQDTVLEALDVSILQNNLLCPILGINDPRTDKRIDFVGGIRGLKELERLGDKYNGVAFALYPTTIDELMNIADNGEVMPPKSTWFEPKLRSGLFIHKLD from the coding sequence ATGGTGATGATAAGGCCGTTTAAGGCATATAGACCAAGAAAAGACGTTGCACATAAGGTAGCTGCATTACCATATGATGTAATGGATTCAGATGAAGCAAGGGAAATTGTAAAAGATAATATGTATTCTTTTCTTCATATAGATAAAGCAGAAGTAGATTTGCCTAAAACTATTGATATATATGATAGAAGAGTTTATGAAAAAGCAAAGGAAAATCTTAAAAGTTTCATTGAGAATGGAATACTTATTGAAGACTCAAAAAGTATATTATATATATATAGATTAATTATGGATAGAAGAGTTCAAACTGGAATAGTTGCATGTTCATCTATTGATGATTATTTGACTAATAATATAAAAAAACATGAAAAAACAAGAGAAGATAAGGAGCTAGATAGAATTAATCACGTAAATATATGTGGTGCTCACACTGGTCCAATTTTCTTAACTTATAGAGATAAAGAAGAAATTAATAAGTTAGTTGAAGAAATTACAAGTGAAGAACCAAATGTGGACTTTTTAGCAGAAGATGGTGTGGAACATATTGTATGGTGTGTTAGCAATAAGGATAGAATAAATACTCTTGTGAGTTTATTCAAAGAAGTTCCTTGTACGTATATAGCTGATGGACACCATAGAGCAGCATCAGCAGTAAAAGTTGGTGAACTTAGAAGAGATTTGGTAAGAAGTTATAAGGGTGATGAGGAATTTAATTATTTTCTTTCAGTGTTATTCCCTAGCTCAGACCTAAAAATAATGGATTATAATAGAGTTGTTAAAGATTTAAATGGATTAACAGCTAATGAATTATTAGAGAAGGTAAAGGAAAAATTCGATGTAGAGAAAGCTTATGGAAGTTTTAAACCGAGAGAAAAACATGTGTTTGGAATGTATTTAAACAAAGAATGGTATAAGATTAGGGCAAAAGAAGATACATTTCAAGATACTGTTTTAGAAGCATTAGATGTTTCTATTCTACAAAATAATCTTTTATGTCCTATACTAGGAATAAATGATCCTAGAACAGATAAGAGGATTGATTTTGTAGGTGGAATAAGAGGACTTAAGGAACTAGAACGACTAGGTGATAAGTATAATGGTGTAGCTTTTGCTTTATATCCTACAACCATTGATGAATTAATGAATATAGCTGATAATGGTGAAGTAATGCCGCCAAAATCTACATGGTTTGAGCCTAAACTTAGAAGTGGATTATTTATCCATAAGTTAGATTAA
- a CDS encoding D-2-hydroxyacid dehydrogenase — protein MKILVNDGMEVEALENLKALGYDVDDNQYKGEDLFNKIKEVDVIVVRSATKVRKELIDEALKTGKLKLVIRGGVGVDNIDVKYAEENGITVRNTPLASSASVAELAIGHMFALARFINIANVTMREGKWEKKKYEGFELGGKTLGLIGFGRIARETAKRANALGMKVVYTDITGKVDGYDEYKFLEKEELLKVSDFVSLHIPFIKSVGAVIGEKELNIMKNSAYLINCARGGVVDEKALLNALNNGEIAGAALDVFEKEPNENAELVNHPKVSATPHIGGSTIEAQKRIGEEIVAIINEFGGKDLDGDDKAV, from the coding sequence ATGAAAATATTAGTTAATGATGGAATGGAAGTAGAAGCTTTAGAGAATCTTAAAGCATTAGGATATGATGTAGATGATAATCAATATAAGGGTGAAGATTTATTTAATAAGATTAAAGAAGTTGATGTTATTGTAGTAAGATCAGCGACAAAAGTAAGAAAAGAACTTATAGATGAAGCTTTAAAAACTGGAAAATTAAAATTAGTGATAAGAGGTGGAGTTGGCGTAGACAATATAGATGTTAAGTATGCTGAAGAAAATGGTATAACTGTAAGAAACACTCCCCTTGCTTCATCAGCGTCAGTAGCTGAGCTTGCTATTGGACATATGTTTGCATTAGCTAGATTTATTAACATAGCTAATGTTACAATGAGAGAAGGAAAATGGGAAAAGAAGAAATATGAAGGATTTGAATTAGGAGGAAAAACTTTAGGACTTATTGGATTTGGTAGAATTGCAAGAGAAACTGCAAAAAGAGCAAATGCATTAGGTATGAAGGTGGTTTATACTGATATTACTGGAAAAGTTGATGGATATGACGAATATAAATTCTTAGAAAAAGAAGAATTATTAAAAGTTAGTGATTTTGTATCTCTTCATATTCCATTTATAAAATCAGTAGGAGCTGTAATTGGAGAAAAAGAATTAAACATTATGAAAAATAGCGCTTATTTAATCAATTGCGCTAGAGGTGGAGTTGTAGATGAAAAGGCATTATTAAATGCTTTAAATAACGGAGAGATTGCTGGAGCAGCGTTAGATGTATTTGAAAAAGAGCCAAATGAAAATGCAGAATTAGTAAATCATCCAAAGGTAAGTGCAACTCCTCATATAGGTGGTTCTACTATTGAAGCTCAAAAGAGAATAGGAGAAGAAATAGTAGCAATTATTAATGAATTTGGGGGGAAAGATTTAGATGGTGATGATAAGGCCGTTTAA
- a CDS encoding pyridoxal-phosphate-dependent aminotransferase family protein, whose product MHKKLFIPGPVEVRKDVLEKMATPMIGHRSKDASALQRGISDKLRKVFYTKEEILLSTSSGSGLMEGAIRCTTKKRAAVFSIGAFGKRWYEMAKFNNVPADLFAVEMGEAITPEMVDDALSTGKYDSIFVTHNETSTGIMNPIEEIAEVVKKYPEVVFCIDAVSSAAGSKIEVDKLGIDICVTSSQKAIGLPPGLAICTFSKKALERAKTIEFRGYYLDLLQLYNFIQKKDYQYPSTPSISHMYALDYALDLMLEEGLDNRFNRHIEMAKYVRAWAKKYFDLFGDEKHLSNTVTAIKNTRGISVADLNKELGKRGFAISNGYGDLKEKTFRIAHMAEMTLDDIKELLENIEDILNLK is encoded by the coding sequence ATGCATAAGAAATTATTTATTCCAGGTCCAGTAGAAGTTAGAAAAGATGTTTTAGAAAAAATGGCTACACCAATGATAGGGCATAGAAGTAAAGATGCTTCAGCACTTCAAAGAGGTATTAGTGATAAGTTAAGAAAGGTATTTTATACAAAAGAAGAAATATTATTATCTACTTCATCTGGTAGTGGATTAATGGAAGGAGCTATTCGTTGTACTACTAAGAAGAGGGCAGCAGTATTTTCAATTGGTGCTTTTGGTAAGAGATGGTATGAAATGGCTAAATTCAACAATGTACCAGCAGATTTATTTGCTGTGGAAATGGGAGAAGCAATCACACCAGAAATGGTAGATGATGCATTATCAACAGGAAAATATGATAGTATTTTTGTAACACATAATGAAACATCAACAGGAATTATGAATCCTATTGAAGAAATTGCAGAAGTAGTAAAAAAATATCCAGAAGTAGTATTTTGCATAGATGCAGTATCATCTGCAGCTGGAAGCAAGATAGAAGTTGATAAATTAGGAATTGATATTTGTGTTACATCTTCACAAAAAGCTATAGGATTGCCTCCTGGACTAGCAATTTGTACATTTTCTAAGAAAGCTTTAGAAAGAGCAAAAACAATTGAATTTAGAGGATATTATTTAGATCTTTTACAACTTTATAACTTTATTCAAAAGAAGGATTATCAATATCCATCAACACCATCAATTTCACATATGTATGCTTTAGATTATGCTCTTGATTTAATGTTAGAAGAAGGATTAGACAATAGATTTAATAGACATATTGAAATGGCTAAGTATGTGAGAGCTTGGGCGAAAAAATATTTTGATTTATTTGGGGATGAAAAACACTTATCAAATACAGTGACAGCTATCAAAAATACAAGGGGAATTTCAGTAGCTGATTTAAATAAAGAATTAGGTAAAAGAGGATTTGCTATATCAAACGGATATGGAGATTTGAAAGAAAAGACATTTAGAATTGCACATATGGCTGAAATGACTTTAGATGATATTAAGGAACTATTAGAGAATATCGAAGATATTTTAAATCTTAAATAG
- a CDS encoding Mph(B) family macrolide 2'-phosphotransferase, translating into MSKDMKQIKEITKKHNIILKEETMQFNESGLDFQVVFAQDESGIDWVLRLPRREDVMPRTKVEKQALDLVNQYAKSFQAPNWIIYTDELIAYKKLSGVPAGTIDHNIGNYVWEIDINNIPESFHKSLGRVLAELHSIPSDKATELGLVVQTPEEVRISMKQRMDDVKAKFGVGENLWNRWQAWINDDEVWPMKTGLIHGDIHAGHTMIDKDANVIGLIDWTEAKVTDISNDFVFHYKAFGEEGLEALIFAYKEAGGYYWPKMKEHIIELVAAYPVSIAEFAIVSGVEDYAQMAKEALEV; encoded by the coding sequence ATGAGTAAAGATATGAAACAAATTAAGGAAATAACTAAAAAACATAATATTATTCTAAAGGAAGAAACAATGCAGTTTAATGAATCCGGGCTTGATTTTCAAGTTGTATTTGCACAAGATGAAAGTGGAATTGACTGGGTTCTAAGGTTGCCGAGGCGGGAAGATGTTATGCCTAGAACAAAGGTAGAAAAACAAGCATTAGATTTGGTTAATCAGTATGCGAAATCTTTTCAGGCACCAAATTGGATTATTTATACGGATGAGCTAATCGCTTACAAGAAGTTATCTGGTGTGCCAGCAGGAACTATAGACCATAATATAGGAAATTATGTTTGGGAAATAGATATTAACAATATTCCAGAATCATTCCACAAGTCTCTTGGTAGAGTGTTAGCAGAGCTTCATAGCATACCTAGTGATAAGGCTACAGAGCTTGGACTAGTAGTGCAAACCCCAGAAGAGGTAAGAATATCAATGAAGCAGCGTATGGATGATGTAAAAGCAAAGTTTGGTGTTGGTGAGAACCTATGGAACAGATGGCAGGCATGGATTAATGATGATGAAGTGTGGCCAATGAAAACTGGATTGATTCATGGAGATATTCATGCTGGCCATACTATGATTGATAAAGATGCTAATGTAATTGGATTAATCGACTGGACCGAAGCAAAGGTTACGGATATATCAAATGACTTTGTTTTTCATTATAAGGCTTTTGGAGAAGAGGGGCTAGAAGCTCTGATTTTTGCTTATAAAGAAGCTGGTGGATATTACTGGCCTAAGATGAAAGAGCATATTATTGAATTAGTTGCTGCATACCCAGTTTCAATTGCTGAGTTTGCAATTGTATCTGGTGTTGAAGACTATGCTCAGATGGCGAAGGAAGCGTTGGAAGTATAA
- a CDS encoding alpha/beta fold hydrolase: protein MIISDESKKVVIFMTEKIIHFNNVHICTESFGDINNPTILLIMGATASMIYWEEDFCKRLSNKGFHVIRYDNRDTGKSITYAYGHPEYTFEDLADDAIEVLDAYKVDKAHIVGMSMGGIITQIIALKHPDRVLTISLIMTSNFDSNLPKKDSKVTEALGELKIKNWQDKDEVIECFIKKSKVLVGSKNIFDEEKIRRLNEEEFNRASNLQSIDNHGFIRGWGLYLSRTSEINVPTLVIHGTEDPIIPYEHGVYLSEVIPNAVLVTLEGAGHELHYNDWDKIINAISKRVSSFITEI from the coding sequence ATGATAATTTCAGATGAAAGTAAGAAAGTGGTGATATTTATGACGGAAAAAATAATTCACTTTAATAATGTTCATATCTGTACTGAGAGCTTTGGAGATATTAATAATCCAACAATCTTGTTAATTATGGGAGCTACTGCATCAATGATCTATTGGGAAGAAGACTTTTGTAAGAGATTAAGCAATAAAGGGTTTCATGTTATACGTTATGACAATAGAGATACAGGTAAATCAATTACTTACGCATATGGTCATCCAGAGTATACTTTTGAGGATTTGGCTGATGATGCAATTGAGGTACTAGATGCCTATAAGGTTGATAAGGCTCACATAGTTGGTATGTCTATGGGTGGAATTATTACGCAGATAATAGCTCTTAAACACCCAGACAGAGTTCTAACCATTTCATTAATTATGACATCAAATTTTGATTCTAATCTTCCTAAAAAGGATAGTAAAGTAACAGAAGCCTTAGGTGAGCTTAAAATTAAAAATTGGCAAGACAAAGATGAAGTGATAGAATGCTTTATTAAAAAAAGTAAAGTTCTTGTCGGGTCTAAAAATATATTTGATGAAGAGAAAATAAGAAGGCTGAATGAAGAGGAATTTAATAGAGCTAGTAATTTGCAGAGTATAGATAATCATGGATTTATTAGAGGTTGGGGTTTGTATTTATCTAGAACCAGCGAAATTAATGTTCCTACACTTGTAATTCACGGAACAGAAGACCCTATTATACCCTATGAGCATGGAGTTTATCTTTCTGAAGTTATACCAAATGCTGTATTGGTTACCTTAGAGGGTGCTGGGCATGAGCTTCACTATAATGATTGGGATAAGATTATTAATGCAATATCAAAGCGTGTATCGAGTTTTATAACTGAAATTTGA
- a CDS encoding recombinase family protein — protein MAVSRNVTVIPAIKRVGNNKTSESKPKIRVAAYCRVSTDSEEQASSYEIQIEHYTNYIKKNKEWELAGIFADDGITGTNTKKREEFNRMIEECMAGKIDMIITKSISRFARNTLDCLKYIRQLKDKNIAVFFEKENINTMDSKGEIMLTIMASLAQQESQSLSQNVKLGIQYRYQQGEVQVNHKRFLGYTKDENKQLVIDPEGAEVVKRIYREYLEGASLLQISRGLEADGILTAAGKAKWRPETLKKILQNEKYIGDALLQKTYTVDFLSKKRVKNNGIVPQYYVENSHEPIIPRELFMQVQEEMVRRANLRGRKGGKKRVYSSKYALSSIVYCGHCGDIYRRVHWNNRGYKSIVWRCVSRLEEKGSECTAPTINEETLQTAVVKAINELLANKEPFLSTLQKNIATVFNEENDNATDDIDGKLEELQQQLLIQAKSKNDYEDVADEIYRLRELKQNALVENAEREGKRQRIAEITDFLNEQSYELEEYNEQLVRRLIEKVTIYEDKLTVEFKSGIEIDIEI, from the coding sequence GTGGCAGTGAGTAGAAATGTCACAGTGATTCCGGCAATTAAACGAGTCGGAAATAATAAAACTAGTGAGAGCAAACCCAAAATACGAGTGGCTGCTTACTGTCGTGTTTCAACGGATAGTGAGGAGCAGGCTTCAAGTTATGAAATTCAGATTGAACATTATACAAACTATATTAAGAAAAACAAGGAATGGGAATTGGCAGGGATTTTTGCGGATGATGGTATCACAGGTACAAATACCAAAAAGCGTGAAGAGTTCAACCGCATGATTGAGGAATGTATGGCAGGAAAAATAGACATGATCATTACAAAATCCATCAGCCGATTTGCCAGAAACACGTTAGACTGCCTTAAATACATCCGTCAGTTAAAAGATAAAAACATCGCTGTATTCTTTGAAAAAGAAAATATCAACACCATGGATTCCAAGGGTGAAATTATGCTGACTATTATGGCTTCCCTTGCCCAACAGGAAAGCCAATCCTTAAGTCAGAACGTTAAGCTGGGCATTCAGTATCGATATCAACAAGGTGAAGTCCAGGTCAACCATAAGCGTTTCCTTGGATACACCAAGGATGAAAACAAGCAACTAGTCATCGACCCCGAGGGTGCAGAGGTTGTTAAACGGATTTATAGAGAGTACCTTGAAGGAGCTAGTCTTTTACAAATATCAAGAGGACTAGAAGCAGACGGTATTCTTACAGCGGCAGGCAAAGCCAAATGGAGACCAGAAACACTAAAAAAGATATTGCAGAATGAAAAGTACATCGGTGATGCCCTTCTACAAAAGACATATACGGTTGATTTCCTTTCTAAAAAGCGGGTCAAGAATAACGGCATCGTTCCCCAGTATTATGTAGAAAACAGCCATGAGCCGATTATTCCAAGGGAGCTTTTTATGCAAGTTCAAGAAGAGATGGTTCGAAGAGCAAATCTTCGTGGCCGCAAAGGCGGTAAAAAGCGAGTCTATAGCAGCAAGTATGCTTTATCGAGTATTGTTTACTGCGGACACTGCGGCGATATTTACCGACGGGTACATTGGAATAACAGAGGCTACAAGTCTATTGTTTGGAGATGTGTCAGTCGTTTAGAGGAAAAAGGCTCTGAATGCACTGCTCCTACCATAAACGAGGAAACATTGCAGACAGCAGTGGTCAAGGCTATTAACGAGCTTTTGGCTAACAAAGAACCCTTCCTCTCAACCTTGCAGAAAAACATAGCTACTGTATTTAATGAAGAAAATGATAATGCCACCGATGATATTGATGGCAAATTGGAAGAATTACAACAACAGCTTCTTATACAAGCAAAGTCCAAGAATGACTATGAAGATGTGGCTGATGAAATTTACCGCCTTCGAGAATTAAAGCAAAATGCACTAGTTGAAAATGCAGAGCGAGAAGGAAAAAGGCAACGAATAGCTGAAATAACTGATTTCTTGAATGAACAATCCTACGAGTTGGAGGAATATAATGAGCAGTTAGTAAGGCGTCTCATTGAAAAGGTTACGATATATGAAGATAAGCTCACCGTTGAATTCAAATCAGGAATCGAAATTGATATAGAAATATAA
- a CDS encoding recombinase family protein, producing MGHTPYGYRIEDGKAVVDDKAAEQVKELFSGYLSGLSLKNAAIKAGIDCYHATVSRMLQNKQYLGDEFYPPIIDEEIFEKARLEKQKRAEKLGRIWEPKDVPKTDYPVKFKAKPLVQKYDDPYKQAEYAYSLIESEV from the coding sequence ATGGGTCACACACCCTATGGATATAGAATTGAAGATGGAAAGGCTGTTGTAGATGATAAAGCAGCAGAACAAGTAAAAGAGTTATTTTCAGGTTACTTGTCAGGATTATCCTTGAAGAATGCTGCAATAAAAGCTGGGATAGATTGCTACCATGCCACAGTAAGTAGGATGCTACAGAACAAGCAATACCTTGGAGACGAATTCTATCCTCCAATTATTGATGAGGAGATATTTGAAAAAGCAAGGTTAGAAAAACAAAAGCGAGCAGAAAAACTTGGACGGATATGGGAGCCTAAAGATGTACCAAAAACGGATTATCCTGTAAAGTTCAAAGCAAAACCTCTGGTACAAAAATATGACGATCCATATAAGCAGGCAGAATATGCTTACAGTTTGATAGAAAGTGAGGTGTAA
- a CDS encoding recombinase family protein: MKKITKIEGNLANSFIKAKMRVVAYCRVSTDSNEQLVSLQAQKAHYETYIKANPEWEYAGLYYDEGISGTKKENRSDLLRMLSDCETGRIDLIITKSISRFARNTTDCLEMVRKLIDLGVHIYFEKENINTGLMESELMLSILSGLAESESISISENTKWAIQRRFQNGTFKISYPPYGYQNIDGQMIVNLKQAEVVKYIFAEVLSGKGTQKVANDLNQKGIPSKRGGRWTATTIRGILTNEKYTGDVILQKTYTDSHFNRHTNYGEKNMYLVENHHEAIISHEDFEAVDAVLNQRAKEKGIEKRNSKYLNRYAFSSKIICSECGSTFKRRVHSSRRKYIAWCCSKHISNITECSMQFIRDEDIKTAFATMMNKLIFGHKFILRPLLDELRSKNNAKSFRRIEELETKIVNNMEQSQVLTGLMAKGYLEPALFNKEKNALEAERERFLAEKDQLTRSVNGNIAKVDEVDRLLKFATKSKMLTAYEDELFENYVEKIIVFSREKVGFELKCGITLKERLVN; this comes from the coding sequence ATGAAAAAGATAACGAAAATAGAAGGGAATCTAGCCAACTCTTTTATTAAGGCAAAAATGCGAGTAGTTGCCTACTGCCGAGTTTCAACAGATAGTAATGAACAGCTAGTCAGCTTGCAAGCACAAAAGGCCCATTATGAGACCTACATAAAGGCGAATCCGGAATGGGAATATGCAGGCTTATATTATGACGAGGGAATCAGCGGCACGAAAAAGGAAAACCGCTCTGACCTACTTAGAATGTTATCAGACTGTGAAACTGGGAGAATTGACCTAATCATTACAAAGTCCATCAGCCGATTTGCGAGAAATACTACAGACTGCTTGGAGATGGTTCGAAAACTGATAGACCTTGGGGTTCATATCTATTTTGAGAAGGAAAACATCAATACGGGTTTAATGGAAAGTGAATTGATGCTCTCCATTTTAAGTGGGCTTGCAGAAAGTGAGTCAATTTCCATTTCTGAAAATACGAAGTGGGCCATTCAAAGACGATTTCAAAACGGAACCTTTAAAATTTCCTACCCACCATATGGGTATCAAAACATTGACGGTCAGATGATAGTAAACCTCAAGCAGGCTGAAGTTGTGAAGTATATTTTTGCAGAAGTATTATCGGGCAAAGGTACACAGAAAGTTGCAAATGATCTTAATCAAAAAGGTATCCCATCAAAAAGAGGTGGCCGTTGGACGGCTACTACCATTCGAGGGATTCTGACCAATGAAAAATATACTGGCGATGTTATTTTGCAAAAGACTTATACTGACAGCCATTTTAACAGGCACACCAATTACGGTGAGAAAAATATGTACCTAGTAGAAAACCATCATGAGGCAATTATCAGCCATGAAGATTTTGAAGCTGTGGATGCCGTTCTCAATCAGAGAGCAAAGGAAAAAGGCATCGAAAAGCGCAACAGCAAATATTTAAACCGATATGCTTTCTCTAGCAAAATTATCTGCTCGGAGTGTGGCAGTACTTTCAAAAGACGGGTTCATTCATCTAGAAGAAAATACATTGCTTGGTGCTGCAGTAAGCATATAAGCAATATAACGGAATGTTCTATGCAGTTCATTCGAGATGAAGATATAAAGACTGCATTTGCCACAATGATGAATAAACTCATTTTTGGTCACAAGTTCATATTAAGGCCACTTTTGGATGAGTTGCGCAGCAAGAATAATGCGAAAAGTTTTCGTAGAATCGAAGAGTTGGAAACTAAAATTGTAAACAACATGGAGCAGAGCCAGGTACTGACAGGTTTAATGGCCAAAGGGTATCTGGAACCTGCTCTGTTTAATAAAGAAAAGAATGCACTGGAGGCAGAAAGAGAAAGGTTTCTTGCCGAAAAGGATCAACTTACTCGTTCCGTCAATGGCAATATTGCAAAGGTAGATGAGGTTGACCGTCTGCTTAAGTTTGCCACTAAGTCCAAAATGCTCACAGCTTATGAGGATGAGTTGTTTGAAAATTACGTAGAGAAGATTATTGTTTTTTCACGAGAGAAAGTCGGATTTGAATTAAAATGTGGAATCACATTGAAGGAAAGGTTGGTGAATTAG
- a CDS encoding SHOCT domain-containing protein, whose protein sequence is MSDEVIDKSTTALKRVSQEQLQREFDYIQAEKLLRKMLEKGLITEVEFNKIDALNRQTFSPFLAEIMP, encoded by the coding sequence ATCTCGGATGAGGTTATAGACAAAAGCACCACCGCACTTAAGAGAGTTTCACAGGAACAGTTACAACGTGAGTTTGATTATATCCAGGCAGAAAAGTTGCTGAGAAAGATGCTCGAAAAAGGCTTAATAACTGAAGTGGAATTTAACAAGATAGATGCACTCAACCGCCAAACTTTCTCCCCTTTTTTAGCTGAGATAATGCCCTGA